The Dreissena polymorpha isolate Duluth1 chromosome 4, UMN_Dpol_1.0, whole genome shotgun sequence region aatatcaatatgacaAAATAAACCAACACGTTTTTtactacttttctttgttttaaggtcattaagattgacaaacatttgagattttttttattattgatgcacttggcaaatacaggtgacgaagtgcgtgggaaaaagtagtcccggttcggcagttgatgacgtcatttcgtgccgttgattatagctgtgccattgattatagatgaaatttaatcaatgaggctttaatcaaccgaattcgctgtaaaagtgggataacaTAATTTAGATATATGACGAACAATCTAATAACGAACATTTTAGggctttttccagccattttgggaaaaggagttttgtctaattgagattttttaaatcgataaaatggcgtgTAATGTACATTTACGGTCTAATTTCATGCAGTTCATCTTCATAATGATCATACTCGTCAGAAAAGTACATAAAAGTATTGATGTAATAGCAATGCAGTTGATCGTCTCGGCATAAATAACGCTGTTAAAAATAGCGGATGTACAGCTCTGACGTCACAGCAAGGGAGGTAAGTCAGTCCAACTTTTAGAAAACGGCGCGTTATTGGAAGATTTCCCTGGTGATTTATGGCATAAGGCTTAACGCTTAATTGTTGCAAATAGTTTTATTCCGCATCTCCAACAATTATCTTTCATATTATAAAGTTTCCAGAAGTGTTGAAATTGACCTGTAAAAGGGACAATAAgctcataattttgaaaacaccaTTAAAGTATGCAATACCGAATAAGGTATCCGGACAAACGgtacccggacaatcggcaccccgtgttttgttttttttgcgtacccggacagtcggcaccctgtaaatttgtcgacccggacaatcggcacccgatttaattgtatacccggacaaacggcacccgattaaAGGCGATCGATAAAGCGCGGAAGCACCTTGTTGAACTAATAAGTCTAATCCGCTTATTGGTTTGGTAAAGAGATGATTAAAAAACCGTCAACAAACTGTGTTATTAAATCAAGTCCAAGTCCAaaattttattgcataaacataatacaatgttacATTACGACAAATAATAGTGACATAATATAAGTGTGGATTGATTTACGTTATCTGCTACATGTAATTGGTTTAATAACACctctaaacaatttacaaatagcAAAGacaattgagctgaaaataattaacaggtcaaaagagttagttaaaatgtggtaactgactaattatctgcaactcatcttgtatccagttgtttataaaaatatatactatattcgatattttaccgagcggaactgtcttttatattaagatcggagttagtgttcgtgtgtcgtatgaatagatatcgttgcaggaaattaaaattatccgttgtcaaatgaaagtacggttgacattaaatgcattatttttctcgtTCCGTGATATTGTGTTAGTATGTTGATggtgcattaacaaatataagtgtatttgaagtgaaaacaccaaaaaataaacaaccagTGCTCCGGCTGATGCCAGACATTaacgccaatggcgattattttattaactggctattatttcttaaagttGACAAGAAAacatggcgattattttatccgacgACATAAAAAAGTTGTCCTCTACAAGTTTTCCGGTGAGTGCAAAACGCGtgtaaatcgggccatcaagcaggaaaaatcggtaACGAGATTACTGTGTACACACTCGTATGACGTACCACGAGGATCtaaagtcacgaattcttccttaggaagatataaatcttccttTGGAAGATTTATTGCTTCCttaggaacaattaaatcttcctgAGGAAGATAAATCTTCCTAATGAAGATATAAATCTACCgtaggaagatttaattgttcctaaGGAAGAATTGAAGAAAATACCAAATGTTGACATTTAAACACTTTTGGTGTTTCTTTTTGTAAGTAAAAGTAAAGTATGTGGATATTATTGAATTTTATTAGTCTACTGCCTTCAATCATTTTAGTCACACACTGATTGCAATTTGTtgtatgaaataaaatttcagtTGCCTAGCAACGTCCCAGAAGTGCATATTGCGGCAAATGGAACCGGTCTGAGTTTAGTTGAGGTAAGCAATTAGCACATTTCCTGTCTAGCTCTATTCCCTGACCTTACAACTCCACAAGAAATATGTAGTTACATGGCTTGTCACTAACCCGGATGATACATGTTAAGCATTCccataagaaaacaaaatattattttctgaattttatataaatagtcGCCTCTTAAACATCAAAATTTTGTTTGGAGAACAGGTTCATGCTTGTACATGTTGCGGAATATAAGTAAACGCCCGGAAATTTTGCTGACACATAATTCAAATACGTATAGTTTAGTTATGCGCCATATTAAAtcgatatgttttatttaagcatTGATAAACCGCTCGCATTGTAAATAATAgtgcatttatattttgtttgttaatgccCGTGCTCCTCTAAATAGTTATACATGTTATCCAGACCACAATTGGACACATACATGAAACCCGTATGTTTATTACCCCTACGTAGTGTGATTCCCAAATGTCAGTCCATCTTGGAGTATGTCTATAGCATCTGTGCACGTGCAGGTCGCAGTTTTCTACCATATCAACAAGGATGATGCCACGCCCAGTTTCAACCTGAAAATCACCATGCCAGAAGAGTCCATCATCCACTACATAGCAGAAGTTTGCATAAGATAAGCACGCTattttgttgttgtgttcttcAAAATTGGGTGTCATGCAACATTTTATTACTCTATGAAAATTTCCCAATGTTACTATTCCGCATAAAAACTAAACTGTATAAAACTAACTAAGTTTTGCTTTATCAAAACTCTGTTTTTCTAATTATAATTGCTAAGGTGAGCAATACGAAAAAAGTTGTATGAACTTATTTTGGCCCGATGGCTTTCGATTACAAATTTTGTTCTACATTAAAACTCTACGTGTTAGCAGTTTGTGATAGCTGTTTATGAAATAAGATATGATTTATGCGTGGGTGCACCATCTCAACTTCTCAACTTCATAATTGTTATGGGTTATTCGTTTATAGCAAAAGAGGGTGACCTTGCAAGTGAGGCTTGAACTTACCGTCGTACCTTCAGTTGCAATCTTTTCACAGAGGGCGCACCTTCATGCTCTATCACTTTTTCAATTATCGTTCCAGCTACATGAAGGAGGGCGCGAGCGGGATGTCTGTTATAGAGATTGGCTACCCATCGGGCTTCAGTGCGGACCCCAAGAGCGTCTCGTCCCATCTCCTGCTCAAAAGGGTGGAGGAAGGGGACAAAAAAGTGATTCTCTATCTTGACGAGGAACATATAGTCCGTATCTGGATTATCTTCTATTTCAAAAATGTGTGATCGATTGTGTGGGTAGTTTGACAGTAATTTTATGTA contains the following coding sequences:
- the LOC127879852 gene encoding C3 and PZP-like alpha-2-macroglobulin domain-containing protein 8, with amino-acid sequence MLYHFFNYRSSYMKEGASGMSVIEIGYPSGFSADPKSVSSHLLLKRVEEGDKKIGKDELCFRVTMERVGLVAGAQPVPVKVYDYYEPGRGSCWKILNRRP